One window of the Triticum dicoccoides isolate Atlit2015 ecotype Zavitan chromosome 3B, WEW_v2.0, whole genome shotgun sequence genome contains the following:
- the LOC119282344 gene encoding lichenase-2-like gives MVQGLAPTLHMALLLGLGVFVAILASNSTARGASVGVCYGMSANNLPPASTVVRMLRDNGITSVRLYAPDSAALAALGGTGISVMVGVPNNVFPGLATSAPAAAAWVGANIKAHPAVSFRYLVVGNEVAGSDTRYLVPAMENVRRALAAAGLDGAIKVTTAISQATIAVHVPPSAGEFTNVSKPFLLPVLQFLKRTGAPLLANLYPYFLYTSNPRNMDIGFALFTAPGTVVRDGKYGYQNMFDASVDAVHAAGERLGVSGVDVVVSETGWPSAGGGAASVQNARTYNQNLVNHVGKGKPRRPRKVETYVFAMFNENLKENGVEQNWGLFYPNTNRVYPITFG, from the exons ATGGTGCAAGGCCTTGCACCTACGCTCCACATGGCATTGCTCCTAGGGCTCGGCGTCTTCGTCGCCATCCTTGCAAGTAATA GTACTGCACGAGGAGCATCCGTGGGCGTGTGCTACGGCATGAGCGCCAACAACCTGCCGCCCGCGAGCACCGTCGTCCGCATGCTCCGCGACAACGGCATCACCTCGGTGCGCCTCTACGCGCCCGACAGCGCAGCGCTGGCCGCTCTCGGAGGCACCGGCATCAGCGTCATGGTCGGCGTACCCAACAATGTCTTCCCCGGCCTGGCCACCAGCGCGCCCGCGGCCGCCGCGTGGGTCGGCGCCAACATCAAGGCCCACCCGGCTGTCTCATTCCGGTACCTCGTCGTCGGGAATGAGGTCGCCGGCAGCGACACGCGGTACCTGGTCCCAGCCATGGAGAACGTCCGTAGGGCGCTTGCTGCGGCCGGCCTGGACGGCGCCATCAAAGTCACAACGGCAATATCGCAGGCCACCATCGCCGTACACGTCCCACCGTCCGCCGGCGAGTTCACCAACGTGTCCAAGCCGTTCCTGCTCCCCGTGCTGCAGTTCCTGAAGCGCACCGGTGCGCCGCTGCTCGCCAACCTGTACCCGTACTTCCTGTACACCAGCAACCCGCGCAACATGGACATCGGCTTCGCGCTGTTCACGGCGCCGGGGACGGTGGTGCGGGACGGGAAGTACGGTTACCAGAACATGTTCGACGCGTCGGTGGACGCGGTGCACGCCGCGGGGGAGCGGCTCGGGGTGAGCGGCGTGGACGTGGTAGTGTCGGAGACCGGGTGGCCGTCGGCCGGTGGCGGGGCGGCGTCAGTGCAGAACGCGAGGACGTACAACCAGAACCTGGTGAACCACGTGGGGAAGGGCAAGCCGCGGCGGCCGCGGAAGGTGGAGACGTACGTGTTCGCCATGTTCAATGAGAACCTCAAGGAGAACGGCGTGGAGCAGAACTGGGGGCTCTTCTACCCCAACACCAACAGGGTGTATCCCATCACCTTCGGCTAG